One Algibacter sp. L3A6 genomic region harbors:
- a CDS encoding ATP-binding protein, translating into MFSFISSYGQPQNKTGKAGDSISVLIDLARKENFGSNFEKALEYSIIAVKLANISNVTDKQARAYNSLATTYQMLDDDRSAEKYFLLTLKFGRELNSDYITASALNGLGSVYSKDEKNLDKSIKYYDEAFTYATKHGNPANISAWYLNMAGLFLDFNKTDNALPYLESATKTIADNNIEDPVFLATLHYLEALYNKQKGVFDIANIHLEQVIEIAEKEALYPELIDSYNLQYEIFEAQSNYTEAIAALKNKQFYKDLSFNTEKRLKLEDLNAQFKFSEYQNEITQAQLETETSNSRNNIITAIVVSFVLFFLLMLFLVHSFKDKQRRKDLEAARSKTEHLTSLKSELLSNISHELRTPLYGVMGITSMLADDKTLGVEHKNLINSLQFSGNRLHELVNKILRITEIESDRVAEKKTIINLQVLISDLINSLNYSAKEKDNELVLNMPAAIDNLYYLDSLKLTEILDNLISNAIKFTNQGRIDVRVALINTDSDIDYLEFKVEDTGIGIANENHTLIFENFKQAIEENTSFGSGLGLSIVKSHVETMGGKIKLDSALGLGSVFSFVIPCEIATPDVIAKSTLHNRTKPLKVLVVEDNKINQMITNKLIVSIGHICTISHNGLEAVERCKTDDFDLILMDINMPLMNGFEASKTIKSFKPDCNIVALTALEISEVKAQCMAVGMNGIVNKPIGKTQLKDIIQMNVA; encoded by the coding sequence ATGTTTAGCTTTATATCTAGCTATGGTCAACCTCAAAATAAAACAGGGAAGGCTGGCGATAGCATAAGTGTATTGATAGATTTGGCTCGTAAAGAAAATTTTGGTTCTAACTTCGAGAAAGCGTTAGAGTATTCTATAATTGCCGTAAAATTGGCTAATATTTCTAATGTAACAGATAAGCAAGCCAGAGCCTATAATAGTTTAGCGACTACATATCAAATGCTAGACGATGATCGTAGTGCTGAGAAATACTTTTTACTTACCCTTAAATTCGGTAGAGAATTAAATAGCGATTATATCACCGCTTCTGCTTTAAATGGTTTAGGAAGTGTTTATTCTAAAGATGAAAAAAACTTAGATAAATCTATAAAATATTACGACGAAGCTTTTACTTATGCCACAAAACACGGTAATCCGGCTAATATTTCGGCTTGGTATTTAAACATGGCTGGTTTGTTTTTAGATTTTAATAAAACCGACAATGCTTTACCTTATTTAGAGTCTGCCACCAAAACCATAGCAGATAATAATATTGAAGACCCTGTTTTTTTAGCGACGTTGCATTACCTAGAAGCGCTTTATAACAAACAGAAAGGGGTATTTGATATCGCCAATATTCATTTAGAACAAGTTATAGAAATTGCTGAAAAAGAAGCGCTGTATCCAGAATTGATAGACAGCTACAATTTGCAATATGAAATATTTGAAGCCCAAAGCAATTATACCGAAGCGATTGCCGCTTTAAAAAATAAACAGTTTTATAAAGATTTAAGTTTTAATACCGAAAAACGTTTAAAATTAGAAGATCTAAATGCGCAGTTTAAATTTAGTGAATACCAAAATGAAATTACGCAGGCTCAATTAGAAACCGAAACTTCTAATTCTAGAAATAATATTATTACGGCTATTGTAGTCTCATTTGTTTTGTTTTTCCTGTTAATGCTTTTTCTTGTGCATTCATTTAAAGATAAACAAAGACGGAAAGATCTTGAAGCTGCACGATCTAAAACCGAACATTTAACTAGTTTAAAATCGGAATTACTGAGTAATATAAGTCATGAGTTACGTACGCCTTTGTACGGCGTTATGGGGATAACCTCAATGCTAGCCGATGATAAGACTTTGGGTGTAGAACATAAAAACTTAATTAATTCCTTACAGTTTTCGGGTAACAGATTACACGAATTGGTTAATAAAATATTGCGAATCACCGAAATTGAATCGGATAGGGTAGCGGAGAAAAAAACAATTATTAACCTACAAGTTTTAATAAGCGACCTTATAAATTCGCTTAATTATTCGGCAAAAGAAAAAGATAACGAGCTGGTTTTAAACATGCCCGCAGCTATAGATAATCTATATTATTTAGATAGTTTAAAGCTCACAGAAATTTTAGATAATTTAATTTCTAATGCTATAAAATTCACCAATCAAGGTAGAATAGATGTTAGGGTAGCACTTATAAATACAGATAGTGATATCGATTATTTAGAGTTTAAAGTTGAAGATACAGGTATAGGCATCGCTAATGAAAACCACACATTGATATTCGAAAATTTTAAACAAGCCATAGAAGAAAACACATCGTTTGGTTCTGGTCTTGGTTTATCTATTGTAAAAAGCCATGTAGAAACCATGGGCGGAAAAATAAAATTAGATAGTGCGCTTGGTTTAGGTAGTGTATTCTCGTTTGTTATTCCTTGTGAAATTGCTACACCAGATGTTATTGCCAAAAGTACTTTACATAATAGAACAAAGCCGTTAAAGGTTTTAGTTGTGGAAGACAATAAAATTAACCAAATGATTACCAATAAACTTATTGTTTCTATTGGACACATTTGTACGATATCGCATAACGGATTAGAAGCCGTAGAACGTTGTAAAACGGACGATTTCGATTTAATACTTATGGATATCAATATGCCGTTAATGAATGGCTTTGAAGCTTCTAAAACAATAAAATCTTTTAAACCAGATTGTAACATTGTTGCATTAACTGCATTAGAAATTAGTGAAGTTAAAGCACAATGTATGGCCGTTGGTATGAACGGTATTGTAAATAAACCTATAGGTAAAACTCAGCTTAAAGATATTATACAAATGAATGTGGCTTAA